CTGAGGTATTAATCATTGTTGGGTAGTTGGTTGAAAGATGATTAACGTTACTATTGGGAGGAAGAAACTGTGATTTTAGACAAACGGAGATTTAACAAGATAAGATGTTTCATATTGGATTAGCTCAATGATGGTGTAAGAAAAAGTGCTGGGAAAATAAAGGTTCTTCTTACAAGATGGTTCGATTATCAAATTTTCATGTCCTATTTATTGGACTCTTAAGGAGGATAGATGATGTCTTCACTTCTAAGGGTTTGACTGTATTGGATATGGAAATTCTATTTATGATGTTGCCTACAATATGTTATTAGCATTCAGCAAGGGCTcgctaaagaaaataaaacaaaatggcATTCAATCTCATCCTTTATCCTCTATTGTAGTGCTAATTGAAtgtatttttgggaaaatctaGTACAATTTGAATTTTCCCTACTCTAAGAGTATGTTTCTCAACAATTGTTTCCTCTATAAAGTTCAAGGAATTTTTTGCGTCAAGAAGCTCATCATCCATTTTGCTTTAGGATTCTTTTTCTCTTATCTGGTTTTCCAGAATGGAGATGGACCATGGGCTTAGTTTAGGCGACTGGAAAATTATGTGGTATATTCCGTTGCCAATTTTGTTTTGGCAGTTGAAATGTAAAATCAAGGACTGAATTTAGTAGGTGGATGGGAATTATGTGGTATATTCAGTTGGTTTTTTCGTTTTTGATGTCTAAATGGCAATCAAGGGTGTATTCCACGTGACACCTTCGGAGACAAGAACAAATAGGAGTGTGTGATTGTTTCTGAGGCTGAAAGTTTTTAAGTAACTAGtagattgaaaagaaaaaaaagaaggaacctCACACCAGCTAGGCAGTACAAGAATCATCAATCTTTCTAAACAAGAAACAAAAAGGAGGAGGATATCTATGATGGTCCTAAACTTGCAAGTAGTCAATGAAGTCTAACATACTATCTACCTCCTTTACATCCtgttgattacaccaaaaaacTAAAAGCAACAGACATCTGTATGTTAAGTAgatatttctttccttccatatACACCTGCACAAGCAGGCAGGATGGTATACCAAACCTTCTTAAGAGTTTGCTAACAGTAGTCATCTTTAAGAGATTAAAAAAGAGAGCCCGCATCTGACCAGCCATTGGACATTGCAAAAAGAGATGACTTGATAAGAATCGGGTTACCTGAATAAACAAGAAACTAATGAGGAAGCGAAATTATAAAAGATTAAAGACAATAATTGACAGATATGTGAAATTCGAGAATAAAATCCCTAAATTTCAAGGGAAGTGCTAAGAACCCTAATTGATCTTAGTATTCAAAATTAGCTGATTAAAACTAATTATGATACTAATAATGTCAATTCAAGAACTTAGATCAAAAGTGATCTAGACCCGACTACAATTAGTATAAGAATAATTACCTTTAGTAATTTACGAATAAGAAGCAAATATATCAAGTTAAAGAATTAATTTTCTCTCTTAAGAATCATTTTTATATGGTTGTAAGATAAATCCCAAGTAGCCGCACCCAAGGCCCAAGGGTGTAGCctaatgaagtggttgagaaccctgaggtctcaggttcaaaacTCAGTGGtgacaaaaacactaggtgattcttcccatCTGTCTTAGCCTTGGTGGATACATGTACTGTTGTTGATAGGAGGTGACATGTATTTCgtgaaattagtcgaggtgcacgAAAGCTGGTCTGTGACACCAcggtcaaaaaaaaaattcaagtagCCACACAAAAAGGTGTAAAGGAGAGAAACTCTCAATTAGTAATAATGTTGTCCAAGGTTAAAAACTATCCGAAATAGAATGGGATTAGAatctatttttatgaaaataataaataaaatctaagtaggaaactttaaactaggaaaacatataaaaataacaCCAAAATTCTTCCCTAAGGAAATAAGAAAAAGTTTCCAGCTTTGACCAAAATATGTGGGCCCTTCCCAAGTCATTTGCACATGACTTTTTCCTCCTTTTGGGTGAGGACTTTAAGCTCCTTTTTTGGGTAGAAATTCAACCTCATTTGGGCCTCAATCTTCTTTcatttggacttggacttgaaCCATAAAATATGTGTAGCACATAATCCATTCTTCTCCACAATTTTTGGGCTTTTCTTCCATGATAATCTTCTTCTTGATTTCCCATTGAAGCCCAACAATCTTGGCTTGTAACTCCTTATCTTGAGACCTGGATGATTGTCTTCTTAGGGCTTCTAGAGCATTATCCTTGTTTATGGAGCTACATCCCCTCTTCTTGAAAAGAATTCGTCCTCGAATTTGACCCTACATCAAACAAGGACAAGTTGGCAACATGAAAGTAGCACTTACTTAATACTCATCGGGCATAGTCAATTTGTAAGCATTGTCTCCAATTCGCTCGAGAACTTTTAAGGGTCCATCACCTCTAGGATGCAATTTAGACTTCCTTTTGGAAGGAAATTGTTCTTTGCGCATGTGAATCCAAATTAAGTCCCCAAACTAAATATGACTTGTTTTCGCCCTTTGTTTCTCCTCAAGGAAACTTGTTTATTCTCAAAGACGGGCACTGAAAGACAGAATAAACAAGTTGCCTTGAGGAGAAACAAAGGGCGAAAACGGGTCATTTTTGAGCCTGGGGACTTAGTTTGGATTCACATGCACAAACTATGGTTTCCTTCCAAAAGGAAGTCTAAATTGCATCCTAGAGGCGATGGACCCTTCAAAGTTCTCAAGCGAATGGGAGACGATTCTTACAAATTGAATCTGCTCGATGAGTATTAAGTAAGTGCTACTTTCATGTTGCTGACTTGTCCTTGTTTGATGTAGGGTTAAATTCGAGGACGAATTCTTTTCAAGAAGAGGGGGATGTAGCTCAATGGACAAGGATGATGCTATAGAAGCCCGTAAGAAGACAATCATCAAGGTCTCAAGATACGGAGTTGCAAGCCAAGATTGTTGGGCTTCAATGGGAAATCAAGAAGATGCTTATCATGGAAGAAAAGCCCATTCTTGCTACACATATTTTATGGTCCAAGTCATGAAAGAATATTGGGGCCCACATGAGGTTGAATTTCTGCCCAAAAAGGAGCTTAAATTCCTCACCCAAATGCTTTCCCAGTTTAAAGTTTTCTAGttagattttatttattatttccaTAAAAGTAAATTCTAATCCACTCTATTTGGGATAGTTTTTTCCCTATATATAGGGgtagattttattatttttgttagacaacattattattaattgagAGTTTCTCTTCTTTACACCTTTGTGTGTGACTACTTTGGGATTTATCTTAACCTTATATGAACGATTAGGAAGAGTTAAGATTAAATCTTTAACTTGATATCTCTAGTTCTTATTTGTAAATTAAACAGGGTAATTTATCTTATACTAATTGTTGTCTTTAATTTCTCTGAAATAGGGGTCTAGATCACTTTTGATCTTAGCTCTTGAATTGACTCTATTAGTATCATAATTAGTTTTAATCCGCTAATTTTGAATACTAAGATCAATTAGGGTTCTTAGCACTTCTCTTGAAATTTGGGATGTTATCCTCGAATTTCACATATCTTTCAATTTATGTCTTTATAATTTCGCTTCCGCATTAGATTCTTGTTTATTCAAGTAACCAGGTTCTTATTATGACTATTGCACTCCACCTCACTATTACACAAGAAGACCAAATGAAAAGACCTCCCATCTTTATTCCCCTCCCATAAAATTTTTTCTCCTTATTGTATCTAGCTTCTTTCACACTTGCAGGCTTTGGAAATAGAGACATGAGATAAGTGGGTAGCAATCGAGGACACTATTAATGAGAAAAAGTCTACCTCCCAAGGATagatgtttttctttaaaagctttttgatgaattttacatttcaacatatatatatggtGTGGCCTCTTCATTGTGCCTTTTCCTGTCTCATAGTCTCATGTAAGAGTATTTACTCAGACTTGAGGAAAAGTTCATTTCATGCTTTTGTGGAACAGTCCATGTGGATTTGGCTTTGTTGTGTCTGACTGTCTGTTCTCTTCCTTACAAAGTCACTTATGTTTACGTTGTGCAAGTCTTTGTGATCAGTGATCACATATGCTATCTGACATATGTGAATATCTGTCATGAAACTTTGATAAATATCTGTTATGCTTTACTTGTTTCAtcagtttttctttcaacttaaGCTTTTTTATGTATCAAATATGTCAGCTCTGCGCAGTAAAATGAAGCAGAAAGCGCTCAAACAATGTGATCGATATACTACAAAATACGCTGAGTGTGCCTCAGGAAGAACAATATCTGTTGTTTGGCAGTGTCGTAAACAAGCCAAGGAATTAAATGAGTGTCTTCATCAGTAGTAAGTCCCTTATCTTTGATTTAACTTAAGAGTTCTCTGGACTTGCTTGTCAGTAAAAAGTTTCTTTATCCTTGAGGTTACCATGGTAATTTTGTTCTTATACATTCTTGGTTATTTACTCACaaaaaaggatatttttgttatttttcttttgattgcTGAAAGTAGACAAAACAAATGATAAGAAAAGCAATGTAGGCTACAAAGAAACTGAGGGGGCAAAATGAGGACTGCAGTTTGGGGATGCTTTTGTTATTTTACAGGCTTACATGCAGTTGTTTTGCAAAACTCTTCTCATTCACAGCTCCTGTTACAACGAGTAAGATGGGAAGTTACTTCTGCTGAGTTTTCTTGAACAATTTTACCACGGAATAAAGTATGATCTGTAGAAGTGCCATGCCGTCTTCCAGCTACCTAATTTCTGACGCCTTCCACCTTCAAGTATTTATGTGTCAAGTTCCCACTATTTATTATCCTTTTCTCTTCCTTTGCCTTATCATCTTCCGTACTCACCCCACCCCCAAATTCTTTCTCCTATTCCACTTCCACCTCTCCCTCCTCCACAAAATCCTCCACCTCTTCCTCTTTCCACCAAACTTTCCGCCTAGCAGCAGGAGCTCCACTCATCCTCATCCTCCCTTACCTTCTGCCTTGCCCTTACTCtgtcttttcttctcctttaccAGTTAGCCACTACCCTTCTCAACGCCGCCTGTAccatcctcctcctcctctccCCTCTTGCTCTTTCTCTACTTCTTCATTCTCAATTTCTCAATCACATCACCACCTCTCCCTCCTCCTTCCCACCCATTTCCTCTTATGCGAGCCACTAATGCTACTCCCTCTTCTCCTTTCCTATTTCTATACCTTTTTTCTACAATTGGGGGAGTTTTGTTACGTGTTAAAGTAGATAGATGGAAACTTGCCACAAATAATTGAAAGGGAACTACAAATCAATTACTTGGAGGGGCATTAAGAATACTTTGGCACTCAATCCTCTTAACAAAAGATTCTAACTAATAGTACAAGCTACGGCTGTAAATGCATTGAAAACCGGTGATCTCTTGTTTGTTCTTGCTTAGTTTGACTTTAAGAAGTGTCATAAAAGGTGCCTTTCTAGTGACATGTAGGTATCAGAAGGTGGTATCTGTTGAACTTACACCCAATACAGCCAACTCCTtgcaaaaatgaattttaaactTATTGCTGATGAGCCCAATTATCTGGTTTGGTGGCTCCGTATTTTACCGACCTTTAATGTGTGGTTCAATTATTGATTCTCACACTCTAGTGAGAAATTCTCTGAACTAGTCCTCCAGAGAAACAGGCTAAACTGCAAGTTTCAAATACTCAAGGTAGTAGAAAGTATACAAATATATGGATGATGTCAGCTGTATACTAATTTACAGTTGGTGACTGGTGAACTGTCGATCCTAAATGTTTTTTGGTTGTTGAGGTTGTAGTGGTTATCATATTTTACTTTGGTATCTAGTTATGGGCTTAGTTGTTCCAGAAAATTTCTGTCAGATGAGTTGTTACACTGCAAGTAAGTTATTATTCCTTATTTGCTAGCAAAGGTGAAATTTGTCAAGTCCTTATTTTTATGATCTTTTGATCATATACAATGTGTTTTGATGTATAAATATCATCCATAACATAAAAACAGGGGAGGATTCAGGGTGTTGGGTGAAGGTTCACAGAATCCAGTAACTTCTGCATAGATCCTATATGTGTTTTGAGAAATTCagtaaatttataataactaGGAATTGGGAACCCATAAACAAAGTGTGCTGTTGAATCAGTGGTAGAAAAGGAACTTTTTAAGCTCAACTACCCTCTTGATTGAGGTTTGAATCCCCTTGGTCACCTGTAGGCTTTTATTTTGCctccttttgtttttcttttataatttgagATGGATGGGAacccataaatttcaaatcctGGATCGCCtttgcataaaagggacatggGTTGAGCAATTACAGTCCCTTCTCATAGAAAAGGTTATGCATCCAGGGGGCCAAAATTGCCCGGTGCAAATTCTGCTTTTCCGCACCGAACTTAGATATGTTTAGTCTATCTAATTCCACCACTTTAGACACGAACGAAATTTAGGATAAATGAGTTCGGAGACTGTAACCTGATTCTTCCTTTGTTGTACCTGTGAACAAAATAACCACTTTTGAT
The Solanum stenotomum isolate F172 chromosome 12, ASM1918654v1, whole genome shotgun sequence DNA segment above includes these coding regions:
- the LOC125847985 gene encoding uncharacterized protein LOC125847985 produces the protein MGYVQEARENHVKKKVEEALRSKMKQKALKQCDRYTTKYAECASGRTISVVWQCRKQAKELNECLHQYTNDSVLEEMKKAYMLQQNEQGSVRV